The Populus alba chromosome 6, ASM523922v2, whole genome shotgun sequence genomic interval TCTCAAATGCTGACTGGACCTCGGATCATCAATATTTACCATATAATGAACCAAATGGGATCGAGCAAAACTCTGTGACAGACCTAAAACCATTCGACTCATTggtataatttgataaataacaaGAGCAGCAGTAAGTCTTGTAAAAACAGCAAATCCTTTATGTTTTTACACGGCCCAATACCAAGGTTAATTCAGGAATAATCATAAAGTGATAAGCTTTTGTCATCTGACACACTAGCAAGCCGGCCTGCACGGGGACCAGGACCACCTGGTGGTCGAAATGTCACTCCCCAAACTTGATCTCCATGGTTGCTCATTGTCTGCACAGCAGCCCGCATGCCGAGATCCCATAGCCTTACAGTTTTGTCACTTGAGCCTGTTGCAATAGCTGCTCCATCCGGGCTTGCATCAACACTTAATACCCAGCTTGCATGACCTGACAAGGCTGCTATCATACTCTTCCCCTCAGCATCATACATGTGCACATGGGCATCGTCCGATGCAGAAAAGAGCACCCTTGGATCAGCAGGGGAATACACAAGAGACCGCACAGGCATGAAGTGGCCTTCTAGATGGTGTAAGAATTTGGCTCGAGCTACGTCAAAAACAGAAATAGTGCCATCCATGGAGCCACAAGCAACCCGTTTCCCATCAGGACTCCATGCCACTGATAGTACAAACTTTTTGCTGCTATTCTTATCGGTGGGCTTGGGCCCTTCTTGACGGGGAATCGACAGGGTAGCAATCAACTTCCATTTTTCTGTATCCCAAAGCTGGACTGATGCACTTCCACCACCAGCAACTGCTAGAGTGATACCCTATAGGTAAAGCTATGGTTAGCACTGGTTaaattcaaacataaaaaagtgaCAATTTCCAATTTTCTACTTCAATTACAAAGTATCTATGTATGGAGAGCCAACATTGGCAATTCGGTTGAACTATGCCTCATACCTTCTAAATAAGATGTAGCTCATactgatgagttttttttttttttttttttggaatgacAATATTAAAGACAGGTTCAACATGTAGACAATTCCAACCAGCCTTGAAAGAGTACataaactctaaaaataaaaatacaaatttgtaTGCAGACACAATGATAACAGAAGAAGAGTGGAGCTTGATGGGGATAAAATTGCAGAGTATAGCTGTTCATAAGTAAATTAACCCAAAAGAAGTTTAGAATGATTGGGATTGCAGTGCTCCCTATGGCATGCAtgcttcaaaattaaaaactcaataaattGTGTCATTTCAACTTAGGcctcaaggaaaaagaaaaaaaatagaaaaaacttagGTCAGAGCACAATTTATTGCGATTTACATGGGACAAGGAACCGTGAGCTGCTACATAACAGGTATCATAACAGTTTAATTTAGCTTCAATTTTACTTAAATAGGTAATCAAACCAAGTTTTATGTGCTTCATAAACATGAAAAGCAATGAGGCAAGTGAAATTAGCCGATATACTAAGGAGGGGGAAATCGAAGAATTATAAGCAGAAAACACCCTTTTGATGCTATGAAGGGATTAGAATCAATTTATGggaatttgatttgaattcctgtaacaaaaaaaccttaaacATCAACAAATATGTCACACTGAATTACTAAGTTCATATAACATCGCTACCTAAATGATCTACTTTAATAGGTAGTTTGTTATGTACGCCACACTACACTCCATCAATGCCTGTTGCGTAATGGATGGCTGCAATATCAACCCCCACATCCTCCTccaataatttaatcaacaagAAAAGAACATTGCTAACTATCTAACTAATTGAACTCACCAAAGGAGATTGATtgctcatgatttttttttccatgaaagtgaaatgcattaaaataaatcCTTTCGGTAAAAGAAGGTACATAAGTAAAGTCCCAGAACGTGATTTTACTGAAGTTCAAGAAGCTCTCCATCTTTCTCTCTGTTTATTGTATGGCACAGATCCGTCTTTTGCCTCTGCAAATcctatctttaaaaaaatctttttctaGAGATAGACCTATTTCTAATGAATGCATATCTTTATATTTACACTGTCACAAGTTTgcaaaaaattaatcttgaaaaagaaaaagaaattaactttCCAAGATAACCACTCTCAAAACGCAAATAGGCTAACAATCTTTGGGAAATGAAAAAAGCACATAGAAGGGAAACAAAAGTGCTAGGTGGAAAATACTTTCACCTATTTAAGTAACGGCTAATTTGGCAGATCACCTTCTCAGACGTAAGCAGCCCATTCGTTTATATGACTTCTATGTTGCCAACATTAATAGGGCAGGCAACACTTCCAGTTCGTGCAACCATAAAATCGATCAAATTACGGAAAATAAGTAAAACAATCAATCTAATTAACAGAATTCTCCAAAATAtactattctttttatataagcCAGGTCATCTCATCTCTACCGTGCAAATatacaaaaacttaaatatgaaaatcaaaagaaaaggaaacaaaattacCTTGGGATCGAACTGCATTTGCCAAACTTCAGAAGGAGGAGCTTCAAGAGTAGCAATGCTTGCGTTGGAGTCCACATCGAACACTCGAACGAAGCTATCGAGAGATGCCGATGCGGCGATGGACCCGGAAGGATGCGCTGCAACCGAAACGACGCCGAGGCAGTGACCAGTGTTGGTGCGCTCCAGGGTGAGCTCGTCAGGCTTCCAAAGCTTCACTGTCTCGTCGAGTGAGCCAGTCATTAGAAGAGCGGGACGGGTCTCGGTGGCCGGGATCCATGTGGCTGCCCATACCGACTCGTCGTGAGCATTCTCTATTGATTTTAGACCTGCTagtttcattttcctttctgtttGGAGAGGAGCTGAGATGAACCCTAGTCGTGAAGTGAGGGTTTCTTCGCAAGCTTTGGGTTGGTGATAAATTTTTCGGAGAGGAAACGACACGTCACTAACTAGAAAAGCAGAGACAGCCTGttattttgggaaaaaaaaaggtccttGTCGTAAAAGTATTTTCGCTTATTagcatctaaattttttttaaaaaaaaaaatatattcaaatagcACGTGTACAAAATATTGGTAAAATAACAGTTTTGTACTCCAAATACAACTTGTAAATAAGTTATAATTGGAAACATAATATTGGATAAATATCATGTTCAGAATGTAGACATCCAACAAACcaaattattctaaattaaaattttaaataatatatatttcatttattaaattataactaccctctaattataattaatatctaAACCTTATTAATTACTTACCTAAATAATCATTTACTTTAATTAACATAAacgataaaaaaacttatttaacttTAATACAAACCCTTAACGCTTATTAACTCTAATTCAAACCCTAAACTTGAACTCTCATTAGAATAAGTTTCTTgaacattaaatatttattataaattaaaatcctaaataatacatattttatctattaaacTCTAATTAACCTTTAAtcctaattaatatttaaacctTAGTAACCACTTATAACTAAcatcaactataaaaaaaacttgttcaaCCCTAATACAAACCCTAAATACTTATTAATTCTAATTCAAACCCCAAACTTCAACCCTAACTAATGTAAGTTCCTTAaccattaaatattaattataattcaaacCCTAAACATTAACTTTAATCCAAACTCTAAACTCTAATTCCTAACTCTTGAACCTTTaatcacaaaaattaattaaaattcaaacctATATCCCATAACCCTATAATCCTTAacatcataaaacaaaaaactaaccCTAACTAATACTAACCATAATCCATACATCAAATACTAAGACTCCAAACCCCTAATAcataattagaaatataattataaactatattatttttaaaaaataacacaaccaCACATTACATAATCCATTACATTCAAATCAAACATACCattagatatttaaaaaaaggtaagaaaaagAGAGTCTTGTGAAATAATGTCATGTTTTGCCAAAAATCAATGAACACAAGATCTTTTTTTAGAGGTTAATGCAATTTGATTTTCCAAAAAGACTCAACTCTATCATTTGCAGGATCTGTAACGCATCATCTACATCGGCAATATCCATTGGCtctttgaagtattttttgttatgatttctTGTATTATTAGAAgcaaaaatcattgatttttttttcatatatatatatatatatagtttttttaaaaaaaaaatttatatttgaaaaaagataaataaaaacttatcacataattatttaaaagaataacaatGAAAGTagagaatataaaaaacaaaagtatcTCATGTTATTCATCGATAAATGCTAAGTCTAAATCTAGtgccata includes:
- the LOC118047978 gene encoding WD repeat-containing protein VIP3 — its product is MKLAGLKSIENAHDESVWAATWIPATETRPALLMTGSLDETVKLWKPDELTLERTNTGHCLGVVSVAAHPSGSIAASASLDSFVRVFDVDSNASIATLEAPPSEVWQMQFDPKGITLAVAGGGSASVQLWDTEKWKLIATLSIPRQEGPKPTDKNSSKKFVLSVAWSPDGKRVACGSMDGTISVFDVARAKFLHHLEGHFMPVRSLVYSPADPRVLFSASDDAHVHMYDAEGKSMIAALSGHASWVLSVDASPDGAAIATGSSDKTVRLWDLGMRAAVQTMSNHGDQVWGVTFRPPGGPGPRAGRLASVSDDKSLSLYDYS